In Azospirillum ramasamyi, a single window of DNA contains:
- the kdpA gene encoding potassium-transporting ATPase subunit KdpA: MTVNGWIQILVFIALVVAVTRPLGGFMTRVFTGERTLLSPIVGPVERGLYRLAGVDERTEQHWVSYAVSMLLFSAAGMLLLYALQRLQAVLPLNPQGMAAVPADLAFNTAASFTTNTNWQNYGGETTMGHLVQMAGLTFHNYVSAAAGIALAVALVRGFARASARTIGNFWVDLTRATLYVLLPICLVYALFLVWQGVPQTLAGAVDAATLEGAGQTIALGPVASQEAIKMLGTNGGGFFNANSAHPFENPNALTNLVQMLSIFAIGAGLTNLFGRMVGDERQGWAILAAMGLLFAVGVSVAYWAEAQGNPAFAAFGIDGIAGNMEGKEARFGIAASALFATVTTAASCGAVNAMHDSFMPLGGMVPMINMMLGEIIVGGVGAGLYGMLLFAIVALFVAGLMVGRTPEYLGKKLEAKEVKMTMLAILCLPLMMLGLTAAAVVLDTGTASMANPGPHGFSEALYAYVSGAANNGSAFGGLAGNTPWYNVTIAIAMLVGRFLVIVPMVAIAGSLASKTRATASAGTFPTHDGLFVGLLVGVILIVGGLTFFPALALGPVVEHLALNAGTLF; the protein is encoded by the coding sequence ATGACCGTCAACGGCTGGATCCAGATCCTGGTCTTCATCGCCCTGGTCGTCGCGGTGACGCGGCCCCTGGGCGGCTTCATGACGCGCGTCTTCACCGGCGAGCGCACGCTGCTCTCCCCCATCGTCGGACCCGTCGAACGCGGTCTCTACAGGCTGGCCGGCGTGGACGAGCGCACCGAACAGCATTGGGTGAGCTACGCCGTGTCGATGCTGCTGTTCAGCGCCGCCGGCATGCTGCTGCTCTACGCCCTGCAGCGGCTCCAGGCCGTTCTGCCGCTGAACCCGCAGGGCATGGCGGCGGTGCCGGCCGACCTCGCCTTCAACACGGCGGCCAGCTTCACCACCAACACCAACTGGCAGAATTACGGCGGCGAGACCACCATGGGCCATCTGGTCCAGATGGCCGGGCTGACCTTCCACAATTACGTCTCGGCCGCCGCCGGCATCGCGCTCGCCGTCGCGCTGGTCCGCGGCTTCGCCCGCGCGTCGGCCCGCACCATCGGCAATTTCTGGGTCGACCTGACCCGCGCCACGCTCTACGTCCTGCTGCCGATCTGCCTCGTCTATGCGCTGTTCCTGGTGTGGCAGGGCGTGCCGCAGACGCTGGCCGGCGCGGTGGACGCCGCCACGCTGGAGGGCGCCGGTCAGACCATCGCGCTCGGCCCCGTCGCCTCGCAGGAGGCGATCAAGATGCTGGGCACCAACGGCGGCGGCTTCTTCAACGCCAACTCCGCCCATCCCTTCGAGAACCCCAACGCCCTGACCAACCTCGTCCAGATGCTGTCGATCTTCGCGATCGGCGCCGGGCTGACCAACCTGTTCGGCCGCATGGTCGGCGACGAGCGGCAGGGCTGGGCGATCCTGGCCGCCATGGGCCTGCTCTTCGCCGTCGGCGTCTCCGTCGCCTATTGGGCGGAGGCCCAGGGCAACCCCGCCTTCGCCGCCTTCGGCATCGACGGCATCGCCGGCAACATGGAGGGCAAGGAGGCCCGCTTCGGCATCGCCGCGTCCGCCCTGTTCGCCACCGTCACCACCGCCGCCTCCTGCGGCGCGGTGAACGCCATGCATGACAGCTTCATGCCCTTGGGCGGCATGGTGCCGATGATCAACATGATGCTGGGCGAGATCATCGTCGGCGGCGTCGGCGCCGGCCTCTACGGCATGCTGCTGTTCGCCATCGTCGCGCTGTTCGTCGCCGGGCTGATGGTCGGCCGCACGCCGGAGTATCTCGGCAAGAAGCTGGAGGCGAAGGAGGTCAAGATGACCATGCTCGCCATCCTCTGCCTGCCGCTGATGATGCTGGGCCTCACCGCCGCCGCCGTGGTGCTCGACACCGGCACCGCGTCGATGGCGAACCCCGGCCCGCACGGCTTCTCCGAGGCGCTCTACGCCTATGTCTCCGGTGCCGCCAACAACGGCAGCGCCTTCGGCGGGCTCGCCGGCAACACGCCCTGGTACAACGTCACCATCGCCATCGCCATGCTGGTCGGCCGTTTCCTGGTCATCGTGCCGATGGTGGCGATCGCCGGCTCGCTGGCATCCAAGACGCGGGCAACGGCATCGGCCGGCACCTTCCCCACCCATGACGGGCTGTTCGTCGGGCTGCTGGTCGGCGTCATCCTGATCGTCGGCGGCCTCACCTTCTTCCCGGCTCTCGCCCTCGGCCCGGTGGTAGAGCATCTGGCGCTGAACGCCGGCACCCTCTTCTGA
- a CDS encoding K(+)-transporting ATPase subunit F: MILDYALAGLVTVGLLAYLVYALVRPERF, from the coding sequence ATGATCCTCGATTACGCGTTGGCCGGCCTCGTGACCGTCGGGCTGCTGGCCTATCTGGTCTATGCCCTGGTCCGGCCCGAACGGTTCTGA
- the aqpZ gene encoding aquaporin Z, protein MNMVRRSSAEFLGTFWLVFGGCGSAVLAAAFPEVGIGLLGVSFAFGLTVLTMAYSIGHISGCHLNPAVTVGLWAGGRFPAKDILPYVLAQVVGGFAAALVLYFIATGKADYSLAVNGLAANGYGAHSPGQYSITSAMVIEPLLTFFFVLVILGSTDRRAPAGFAPLAIGLALTLIHLISIPVTNTSVNPARSTGPALVVGGWALQQLWLFWVAPLVGGLVSGLAYRALAEDMPTKPAITGEAESST, encoded by the coding sequence ATGAATATGGTTCGGCGCAGTTCCGCTGAATTTCTCGGGACATTCTGGCTGGTCTTCGGCGGCTGCGGCAGCGCCGTGCTCGCCGCCGCCTTCCCGGAGGTCGGGATCGGACTGCTCGGCGTCTCCTTCGCCTTCGGCCTCACCGTCCTGACCATGGCCTATTCCATCGGCCACATCTCCGGCTGCCACCTGAACCCGGCGGTGACGGTCGGGCTGTGGGCAGGGGGGCGGTTTCCGGCCAAGGACATCCTGCCCTATGTGCTGGCCCAGGTGGTCGGAGGCTTCGCGGCGGCCCTGGTCCTCTATTTCATCGCCACCGGCAAGGCCGACTACAGCCTGGCCGTCAACGGCCTCGCGGCCAACGGGTATGGTGCGCATTCGCCCGGCCAGTACAGCATCACCTCGGCCATGGTGATCGAGCCGTTGCTGACCTTCTTCTTCGTGCTGGTGATCCTCGGCTCCACCGACCGGCGGGCGCCGGCCGGCTTCGCGCCGCTGGCCATCGGCTTGGCGCTCACCCTCATCCACCTGATCAGCATCCCGGTCACCAACACCTCGGTGAACCCGGCACGCAGCACCGGCCCGGCGCTGGTGGTCGGCGGATGGGCGCTGCAGCAGCTCTGGCTCTTCTGGGTCGCCCCGCTGGTCGGCGGCCTGGTGAGCGGACTGGCCTACCGCGCGCTTGCCGAGGACATGCCGACGAAGCCCGCCATCACCGGCGAGGCGGAAAGCTCCACCTGA
- a CDS encoding helix-turn-helix transcriptional regulator, giving the protein MGQLDDRLIEDIYDTVTFPERWGGVLERLCASADATHGFLFTAAPTQDARTMALWARHNISDALFGDYATHFRHRDLWANAAAAQGLLDCCVVRRGEELVAEADLHRSMIFNDMLKREGMGRLCSVSLADGGELTPMQPVLSLFRSADRPPFPEETVRLLQDCAPHLQRAMRLRVRLWARRDGREEETAWSARMIDGLPMGVVLLDAAGRTVAVNRAGQAMIDARDGLRIVQGRLQAEQGGDARRLAHMLEASLSGGGRAAGRAGTAHSLLGLQGADLRVSRPSGRAPYLLTVLPLSHEAAEPYGGGERTRAAVYIVDPAAVAPGLQARLGALFGLTPVEARLVADLLADLTPAESGGRRGVAISTVRSQLRSIFTKTGTTRQSELMNLVNRCLMLPETGT; this is encoded by the coding sequence ATGGGTCAATTGGATGACCGGCTGATCGAGGACATCTACGACACGGTGACATTCCCCGAGCGCTGGGGAGGAGTCCTGGAGCGGCTCTGCGCGTCGGCCGACGCCACGCACGGCTTCCTGTTCACGGCGGCGCCCACCCAGGATGCCCGGACCATGGCGCTATGGGCGCGCCACAACATCTCCGATGCGCTGTTCGGCGATTACGCGACCCATTTCCGCCATCGCGACCTCTGGGCCAACGCGGCGGCGGCGCAGGGCCTGCTGGATTGCTGCGTGGTTCGCCGCGGCGAGGAGTTGGTGGCCGAGGCGGACCTCCACCGCTCGATGATCTTCAACGACATGCTGAAGCGGGAGGGGATGGGGCGGCTGTGCTCCGTCTCGCTGGCCGACGGCGGGGAGCTGACGCCGATGCAGCCGGTGCTGAGCCTGTTCCGCTCCGCCGACAGGCCGCCCTTCCCCGAGGAGACGGTGCGGCTCCTGCAGGACTGCGCCCCCCATCTTCAGCGCGCGATGCGGCTGCGCGTCCGGCTGTGGGCGCGCCGGGACGGCCGGGAGGAGGAGACCGCCTGGAGCGCCCGCATGATCGACGGCCTGCCGATGGGGGTCGTCCTGCTCGACGCCGCCGGGCGGACGGTCGCCGTGAACCGGGCCGGACAGGCGATGATCGACGCGCGCGACGGGCTGCGGATCGTGCAGGGCCGCCTGCAGGCGGAACAGGGGGGCGACGCCCGCCGGCTGGCGCATATGCTGGAGGCGTCGCTGTCGGGCGGTGGAAGAGCGGCCGGCCGGGCCGGAACCGCGCATTCACTCCTCGGCCTGCAGGGAGCCGACCTCCGGGTGTCGCGCCCCTCCGGCCGGGCGCCCTATCTGCTGACCGTCCTTCCGCTGTCGCACGAGGCGGCGGAGCCGTATGGCGGCGGCGAGCGGACCCGGGCCGCCGTCTACATCGTCGACCCGGCCGCCGTGGCGCCGGGGCTGCAGGCCCGGCTGGGCGCCCTGTTCGGCCTGACGCCGGTGGAAGCCCGGCTGGTCGCCGACCTGCTGGCCGACCTGACCCCGGCGGAAAGCGGCGGCCGCCGCGGCGTCGCGATCAGCACGGTGCGCAGCCAGCTGCGCAGCATCTTCACCAAGACCGGAACCACCCGCCAGAGCGAGCTGATGAACCTGGTCAACCGCTGCCTGATGCTGCCGGAGACCGGGACATGA